The Festucalex cinctus isolate MCC-2025b chromosome 16, RoL_Fcin_1.0, whole genome shotgun sequence sequence TCGATCGAACCCAGGTTGAGAACCACTCGGACGGAAGCTTTAATCTTTGGTCGAGATGCTGTGATAAACAAACGTTACAATACGATATGaacgtcacaatatgataattatcacattaTCGtgaggaggttggcaatataaaAAATGCTGTATCAAACCTCAtgatataaatacattaaagctcatattgggggggaaaaaaaggcacaatagTATAATGGCCTATGCAGTTCATCTGGCGATTAGCGTGGATCTTAAACGCGGGTAGCCAAACAtgtctaattaaaattaaaccagAGTGTGCTGGGACTGCataaatggaaaataatctGGTCTTTTGAAAAGAtgtactgcttttaatatcgttacATGACAATATCATGGCaattttattattacaatattgccgttatcctgacatccctaattttgGGACATCAGGTGTACAGTAGAACACGAACAGATGTCGTTGAGTGACAGCCTCGCTCCAttgctctttcttttttttttattttttttttatagctgcCTCTAATCCTGTCTGTTCTGACACATTGCAACTTGAAATCCATCAGCGTTCATCTTCTTTAAGTCACTTTGACAGTGACACTTTTTGTTGGACTAAAGACAAAAACATGCAAACGTGACATTTCGCCTCTCTGACATCGCAGAAAAATCTAGCGGGGTTAGCATTGTGCTACAAAGAATTTGGGCATCTTTCAGTCAACACAATGACATAATTATTTGtctcaaatgtactttttccagGTCAAAAATGAATATCTCCAAGCCCCAGCTATAAATAGAGAACAAAATCAGAACCCTTGAGGGTACCTTAACTCTGACAACATACTGTACTTCTACATTCTTTGCCTATTcagctttttttcattttcagcatCCCCAAAGAGGAAGCGGTTTGTTCAGGTTGGATGCTCAAAGAATTCCTCCTGCATTACCTTTTTCTGATCCTGAAAGAGTGAGCATTGCTTGTATAATCTATTTCTTTATTCTCAAACGACGTCTGCCCGGCGGCTTGTAAATATGTACACATTATGCACACGCATTGTGTTTTTCATCGTTCCCCATTTGTGTCTCGCTGTCCATATGTGTATGCGCGTACACAAAGCTGCGTGTCACCTCGCATCTTCTCAAGCCCCATTCGTGCTACTTCCCTCTTGTGAGTCACAAAGCGGCACCGCCATGGCCGTGCATGTTCCCGCTCACTCGGATTAAGAGCCTGCGCCCGCCAAAGGAGAGCcgaatcaatgttttttttttcggggagGGGAGACATCGCTTGTGTGTTTCATCACGTCCCCCCTCGCTTGTGGTCTCCTCGCGGGAGCAGACCATGCGGCAGAGGCGATACCGAGTGTTGCATGCAAGACCTGAAGACCGACGGGGAGGTTTTGCCTTGGAGCGGATCAATATACCACCGTTTGAAGGATACTAAGTGAATTGAGAGGCCCGTAATGAGCTTGGTGTCTTCCGGGGGGTGTGACATTAAACACATTGCTCACGGAGTGCACATAGCAGGGTGCATTGTCTCGTATCCATGCACAAATCTGAATGGAAACTGTGAAGCTGCACCGTTGAAATCAACATTAAGGCCCTGAGTCATTGCTCCTTGCAGGCCTGCAGTGTTTGCTCTCATTCTTTCTTTGCGATGCGACTCGCTGACGATGCAAAGTGTCACAAATCCTCCaatgtggtgattttttttttttttttttttgcaaatggaTGCTTGCCCTCCCGTGGCCTCCGGGGCCGAAAAGGGACCAGAGAGATAAAGCGAATTTGCGTTCATGGATAgatgttgctttaaatgcatctgAGACTgttgatgctaattgttagcctctCTATGACATTTTCATTATGTATTAGCTAAGGATGTCACGAtgagggcaatatcatgatatcgtgatattaaaactgccacaatattgtcgtagtcatgctcacaatatttaaaaggaacacatctgttaaaaaaaagtcaggttgttatccatttgtgcagttgtagcaccctctagtggctattttattagtgcaatttaattttcatgagggatgttttggccttctatgtttaaaatctatgctaattgtcagatggaggacctaatttgcttgtgaagcgatcaatgtgtgcttgcattagcaatcaAGTCCCTCaaaattgttattagagattgtaggtggtttatatgcattgctggtatgtacaaaagcacaatattgtgcttgcttttttttttttagtatgagctttttttttttcttttttttttttttacaatattgtgatctttttttaaatatcgccaacacctccacaatatcgtgataattatcgtatcgtgaccttcctatcgtatcgtgatatttcgatatcgttacatctctagtaTTAGCATTACGCTAGCGGAGGCATTCCGTAGGCAAAATTTGGTTGTTATGACACATTAGGAGTgtgttcaaaaaaatatatcgttgcgggcctcattacaatacacgtatcgatacgcaggcatcagaatcaatatttctcgttaactttaaatgggCAGTTAACGATGCGTTAACAGCCTCTTTGAAGTTGCGCAGGAGATGTGGGAGCAGAGGAGACACgggtgcctttgcagcttgcattgtaccttaaaaaaaaaaaaaaaaaaaaagcagcatctttgaaattaattgccttcaattagtgCACGTGCAGGAGGAGCGTGAGGGAGTCGTTGAGGGAGGAAACAGACAGGAGTGCCTTACTTTGCATTTtacttatttacaaaaaaaaatgtgtacatatgaagtgacaaggcggggtcaggtaggactcagacgcaggcgtaaggtaggccaccaaggcagcaggtttatttccggccaacagtggtctcctctcaaactgagaggagaacagggaggggaaaaaatggagaacaaaaggcgctccactagggaggaaaaaacaggcaaagggtactggggacaacagaaagcgctccgctagggaggaaaaagggcacaaggcaaaaggggtaactaaaggcgctccaaaagagaggaaaaggcacaaaaacaaggcaacaacgctaggcaacaggaacaaggacatgaggactgtggacgcttccatgcactgacggtgacacttcggcaacggaggggagaatgcaggtggcttttattgtgtgggttgattggtggcaggtggtgataatcatgggcggggaccggtaatgagtgagcggcaggaagggcaagtgacctggggtgagaggagagttagattttcaggataagacaggaaacatggataccaaaataaaagcatggccgtcacaccggtggcggcgtgacagtacccccccctcaacggccggctcttgacggcccaggaatgtcagggtgctcagcgtaaaagtcgtcaatgagggagggatcaacgatgaaccgggaggggacccattgtctttcctccgggccgtacccctcccagtcgacaaggtactgcctcccgcggccccgattacgaacatctaaaagttttctgaccttgtaaacggggccgccttcaatcatctctggggggggcgggttgggttcggagggcaccagtgggctttcgtggacaggcttgacttggctgacgtggaatgtaggatggactctgagggatcgtggcagacggagtcgaacggcggcaggccctatggacttggttactgggaaaggccccacaaatcgcggggccagcttcggacatggtaccttgagtctgaggtgttttgctgatagccaaactcgctggcctgggcggtattcaggTGCCGGTCTtcttttccggtcggcggccctcttcacccggtctccctggcgttgaagcgccgtccgggccgccgaccagaccttgtggcaccgacggatcatggctttgaccgaggggaccgttacctcctcttccagttcggcgaagaatgggggatcgtagccatggacacacttgaacggggtgagacctgtggcagaagtgggtaaagagttatgtgcgagctcaacccaaaccaggtaagtgctccaggtagtcgggttctgggagacgaggcatcggaggcccgtttcgagttgctggtttaatctttccgcctgtccattggcctccgggtggtaacctgacgtcaggttggccttggctcctagggctttgcagaattgcgtccagaaacgggagatgaactgtggtccacggtcagAGACGATGTGTAGCGGGAAtccataaaaccggaatatgtggtggatcatgatgtctgcggtggttttggcggatgggagcttggatagtggaatgaagcgaaccatcttggagaatctgtcaacaactgtgaggattgtggttttaccatgggatgggggcagtccagtcacaaagtccaatgatatttctgcccatggtctggatgggatcggtaacggttggagaaggcccatccgagactgatttgaagttttattgcgggcacaagtcggaCAGGCAGTGACGTATTCCTTTAtcgtggtctccattgccggccaccagaatctccgggcaacagcatacatggtcctgcggacaccaggatgacaaaatagccgtgatgtgtgagcccagtgtattacctgggaccTTAGCTCTTccggcacgaagagtcgacgtggtggacatgacgtggggggagtgatgtTACGCAGCGCCTCTTTGACATCGTCCtcgatttgccatctcatggccccgactatgcagtcccggggcagaatggtctcaggcttGGCTTCCAATGGCTCGGACTCGTGAACTCTTGACAAGGCGTCAGCCTtaacgtttttgctgcctggtctgtacgtgagagagaatacgaagcggttaaaaaacagagaccatctggcctgtcgagggttgagtcttttagcTTGACGTAAGTATTCTAggtttcggtggtcggtccagatcacgaaaggaagttcggcgccctccaaccagtgtctccactcttcaAGAGCTACTTTTaccgcgagaagctcccgatctcctaCCGAGTAATTGCGTTCTGCCTTGGATAGTTTCCGTGAGAggaatgcgcagggatgtgtttttccgtcctcctggcagcgctgggacaatactgccccaatccctatgctcgaggcgtccacctcgaccacgaactggcgtttggggtcaggaactttgaggattgGGGCGTTGGTGAAGCGAAGTTTCaagtctttgaatgccttttcggcttccggggtccaaaagaaacgaacttgtggggaggtcaaggcgtgtaggggagcggcaatggtgctgaagtttctaatgaatcgacggtaaaaattggcgaatccgaggaattgctGGACTTTTTTCCGTgaatccggcgtgggccaatctcgcacggcgctgaccttgtctgcctccatctctacttttcccggtgacacgacgaatcccaggaaggagatagtGTTGACGTGAAACAGGCTTTTTTCCGCTTTCACGTACAATTGATGATCCAGGAGGCGCTGCAGAACTCGGCTTAcatggtctcgatggctcgttaggtcaggagagtatattagtatgtcgtccaagtaaacgtatacgaagtgatcaataaagtcctttagtacctcattaatcatggcctgaaaaactgctggggcattggtgagtccgaaaggcatgacgaggtactcgtaatgtccccggggcgtgttaaaaccagtcttccattcatctccctcgcggatccggatgaggtgataggcgttgcggagatcgagctttgtgaagattctagcttgttgcaactggtcaaacacagaggacatcaatggcaatgggtaccggttcttgaccgtgatgtcattcaaggggctgtagtcaatgcatgggcgtagggatccatccttcttgctcacaaagaagaagcctgctcctgcaggcgaggaagacggtcggatgaggccggctttcaaggattcgtcaatgtaactgttcatggcttggcgttcgggtccagagaccgagtacagtctccccttgggaatggttgagccgggaatcagatcgatcgggcaatcatatgggcggtgtagagggagagtcatggctttggtcttgctgaagacctcccgcagagggtggtagcaggagggaacagtgtgcaagttcgggtactcttcttgagccggtgggacgagagtcacctggtgaacctgggctgtggagtttcggggtgcgggttgttccaacctgtgagagctgcagtcttttccccactccagcacaactccagtgttccagtcgattctgggaccatgtagacacagccaagggtgtcccagaaccaaagtgggggaagcggcgtggaaaacatggaaacggagagtctcgaagtgaggtccgattcggacttccagaggttcagtgatgtgggtgatttggaagagctccttgccattcagcgctcgagcctggatggtcaaagaaaggggttcggtggcggCTCGTATAtgctttacgagctcccagtccatgagactttcgtctgatccggagtcgatgagggctggcagatcTAGAGAGACATTGTGGTGGGTTATCTGGATTTGCGTAAGTCTGTgactcttggcgggtcggggtgccgGAGGACTCACCGGGGAGTGGCCCTTTGTGGAGCAGgattccaccaagtgtccaagacctccacaatagtagcagcggccctctcggcgtcggcgctgcctctcctccggcgaaagccgagcccttcccagttgcatgggttcgtcgctagcgaggtccacctctcccggttccggtcgggaaggagcgatgaatcgcggccttccggcctccggtgtccgcgtccagggggtgggttcctccctccttcgcggtccgccgatcttggccagctcctggcgacgatgatcggtccggatagcgagggaaatcaaggcgtccaagtccgcggggagatcgacgggaaccagaagctcttgaatagctggtgagagtcctttcaaaaaatggtcgtggAGTGCGATGGCATTCCAGCCACTGtccgttgccaacgttcgaaaacgaattgcatagtcgctgacagattccttGCCTTGCTGCAGTcgactcagtgctcgtgccttctctcggtcatggttttctggatcaaaaactcggcgcaaagcgatttgaaagtcctgtacgctttggcagaccgaggaacccctggcccattccgcggtcgcccaggttttggcccgacccgtcaggtgagataccatgaaggccactcgggatcgggctgtgggaaatgcctgtggtaagtgttcaaaatgtatgtcgCATTCTGTGAGAAAAGTCTGAcaacgtccgggttcaccggagtatcgttccggggaggccagtctcaatcctaccccggtgaaaggcgtggtcggtacagagaactcagggggaggaatttgtccggtggaagctggcgctcgacgccgtgaaaggcttaccagctcgtggacctggctggtcaattcctccatccgggacagcatggtctgttggatctggCCCTgggtgttgagccgggcctcctggctctgcagtgcggcctcgatcctgcctgctgggtccatgctggccgaagtgtactgacaaggcggggtcaggtaggactcagacgcaggcgtaaggtaggccaccaaggcagcaggtttatttccggccaacagtggtctcctctcaaactgagaggagaacagggaggggaaaaaatggagaacaaaaggcgctccactagggaggaaaaaacaggcaaagggtactggggacaacagaaagcgctccgctagggaggaaaaagggcacaaggcaaaaggggtaactaaaggcgctccaaaagagaggaaaaggcacaaaaacaaggcaacaacgctaggcaacaggaacaaggacatgaggactgtggacgcttccatgcactgacggtgacacttcggcaacggaggggagaatgcaggtggcttttattgtgtgggttgattggtggcaggtggtgataatcatgggcggggaccggtaatgagtgagcggcaggaagggcaagtgacctggggtgagaggagagttagattttcaggataagacaggaaacatggataccaaaataaaagcatggccgtcacaccggtggcggcgtgacatgaagtatgttttaaaaatagctcaccagtgattggacactgtgtcttgctcaaaaaaacaataattaaaacgGAGGAAGATTATCAGCatttatttaccgtattttccgcactataaggcgcacccaagagccttcaattttcttaaaagctgaccatgcgccttataatccagtgcaccttatatatggatcaatattgaggtctcgctgtcaagacgctatcggtgaccctgcacgatcggtgacgcgcatgcgcagaagatcccgccatcttggatcgctagctaatgctaatgctttacggcagagaaaataataaaacagctgtttattcatttcgggagtgaatggagttgtcagaaagctggtttgtaatctattaataaagtttgactgacctatctgacagttttgttgacattccctttcgcgcagcaccatctaatggatgcataaggtAACCCcaccctctactgtagcgccttacatatggaaaaagttttaaaatatgtcattcattgaaggtgtgccttctaatgcggtgcgccttatagtgcggaaaacacggtacttataaacttaacatggtaatgtaatgtaacaatTTTACTtcaatttccccaaatatttcaaatggcACATttgagagctgtaattttaatattagGATATTTTTGTTCATCTCATCTCATaaagtttcccggtgtgtctgtgaaagctgctccttgctctgcagtgtgtgcacatgccgcttggtggtaaaccagaagagctgctaacagaAACATTTTTGGGATCGAGCATGATCAACATATCATTttgaaaatgcaagtaaattaatgtaaaatatcgggatacgtatcgccttgtaGATCATGTattgcgatacgtatcgtatcgtggtccctgtatcgtgatacgttgCGTATCGTGACgttgttggcaatacccagcgctacacctcattatttttgctATTGAACTTTGAGTGGGAATGGTGTAAGGTTTATTTTTAAGTCAGCTGTTGAATGAAAGTACTTTTTCACCTCAGTGGCTATTTTCGACTACTGTACAGATACTCGTGCGGAGAGGATGAAGGGATGGAGCATAAGAAAGAGGTTTTTGGAGTTGAAAGATATGGAGCAAGCAAGCCGCTTTCTCTCCCCTCTCTGCCCCCCTCTGTCTGCTCGTCTTCTTGTTATCTACGCCAGCcttctctgtctttttttttttcctgcgtgCTGTCTCACTCGGTCGCCCCTGAAACCCTCGCCTCTTTTTCTCTCCGATAAGGCCGGCGGAGCTGCAGGCTGCTGGGCTGGTTAATTGGAAGCGGGAGAGTCTCAAGGCCTGGCCAGTGAGCCTTGTGCTTTCCTGCCCAAAAAACATCTCCAGGCACCAGGACAGCCACACGCATGCTGGCGgccatgcacgcacgcacacacacatagcaCCACCCACGCACTCAAACCTAATCGGCCATATTCCCTCGGTGTCCACAGCAAGCATTTTACGCATGCACAACATCTCAACAGGAAGTAGTTGAGTATCTCTACTCAGAGAGATAAAGTTGCGTACTGTAAACATGCTAGAGTTTGCCCCCCAGCTGCCTCGCATGGCCGTTTAACATCCCAGGTACAAACCTCGCTGAATGTGTCACACCACAACAGAAATTGATGAAATGTTACCCTCGCAAAACTAACGATCTAACAAcctaaaattgaaaacaaaagatttatactactaaaacgaaaattgaacaaaactaactgaaactacatcttaagtagaattatagcaaaaacatccttcatttttgtctttgtcacTTAGCATTAGGGATGGGCCAGTACCGATACTAATTTCAAGGTATCGATACTCACGATGgcggccgatactgatatcaCTCTGGTAGCCTTCTCGTGggtgttttacgatcaggaactagaaattagaagaacagaaaattgtgattaatttcatgcaattttaaggaaaatgctatatttgggATAaataaaggccttttttttttttcaaattatgtaATTGGAAATTTTCTGCATCAAAAgtactactggtatcagtacttggtgtcGGTGACTACTCGAGTTGTTCTCGTACTGGTATCCGTCTGAAAATAATTGGTCTCGAACATCCGGAATTAACTTCATACATGAGCTTTctgtgttcattttaaatgtatttttattttgatattgctGAATTTCCTGACAGAAGAAAAAAGGTCAAACAGCCGTTTGATAATTGTAATTACTTCAATACAGAATACtcaatgattttcttttttttaaatcttgcgctttacaaaaccaccatgtatgTATATAGTTggagaaaaaactaaaactaatactaaaacaaatacaatttaacaaacttgctctaaaatctaattaaacctaactcaatttaaaataaaaagtcatcacACCTCTCGAATTATCGTGAACGTTGTTTGTCGCCAGTGATGgaacattgtgattttctaggattTTTGTCGAAATCACGTGAAGAATGTAATTTGAGCAAACAGGTAATTTCCCAAACTGTTAGCTCttcaaattaataggtgccAAAGAAGTAGCTCTCAGGTTCAAGAAGGTTGGTGATCACTTGTCTACAACACCCAAGATCCATAACAAGAGCTGTATTTTTAATAATAGCCTTTCTAAAGTGCATGCGTCATACTGAGAGTTATTTCTCACCGTCTTTGGGTCAAAACATCAGAAAGTATATTTCATCTTGCGCAGCAATTGTATTTCTCCCCGATGATTCACCTTGTCGAGGTATCCGAGCCAAAACGATGAAGCGACGAGGACTCCCGCTGAAAGTCGAGATTAATCTGCCGAGCTAACGGCAAGGCTAAAGCTCTTGATCTGCTTCATTAGCATCTTCTCATCGGGGATAAACGCAGTTAGCGCCGCCGTTCTACTGACGGCTTAGAGCTGACGAGGCCCATCAAAGCAACGACGAGAGCTCGCATCTGGATAGGCTCCATCAGGGAGTTTGGCATTTtattagcacttttttttttattaccttcACCAGggaggttgtttttttattagcttGACGTTTTTCGCCACTTCAAAGTTTGAAAATCTGGTTGAAATATGCGACTGTCTGTCCAAAGAACTttcaaatctttcttttcttgttGTCATGGCTCCCCGGTTAGCTTTTCAAAACTGATACCCCAAAGTGACTAAGTGGCACTTTTTCCTCTAAATTTGCATGATGCCACTTCTGTTTTTTTGCATGTTGCCCATGCTGAATATTAAAAGTTTCTCGGCGTGAGTCTCTGGTTAATTAGAGCGCGGCAGCAGCGGCCTCATGCTGACGGATGCTTCCCCGCTGAGCTTCTTACAGGATAGGATTAATGACTCCTGCCTGACTTGAATATGCGGCgggagtgtgtatgtgtgttttgttaGGTGGTAAGTGTGTATTATCTGTGTCTAATCCACACACGCTGATGTTTGTGCAAATGAATGAATATGTAAATACGTGTTTGAGTTACACTTCCTGTATTCTTTGTCTGGATTATTACAGTATGACTTTTTCAAAGCCATTGTAGACGTCAGAATTGAGAGAACATGTCAAAACACGAGTAACCCATTACAATGTAGCATGTTGCTATGAAGTAACTGCATTTTGAAATAATAACTAATCTGTGTTACTATGATCTATAAAAATTACATGTTAAATAAGTTACTTAACCTTCCCGCAAGTTACTTTTGTAAATCATGTTTTGAAGATGCAAGGGCAGTCATTATTTTTGAGTTTGtcagctaaaaacaaaaatattaaggtttggtgcacactctttttttttattttttttttattattatctaaGTAGCtttaaaaactagggatgtaacgatactggcaatatcgtgatatcctgatattaaaactgtcacaatatcgtcgtcgtcatgttcgcgATAtttaatctgttaaaaaaaagtcaggttgatttccatttgtgcagttatagcaccctctggtggctaatattttagtgcagtttaattttcattaggtatgttttggcccttctatgttaaattgtcagatgaaagggattGTAATATGCTTATGGAGCGAGTCAATAcgcggaggaactcaatgtgggcttgcattagtgagtaagtgcctcaatattaagtgttattagagatttgaggtagtttatatgtgttgctgttatgtacaaaaccacaatattgtgctttttttttagcatgaggtcattttttttttacaatattgtgaccttttttttaaatattttatttattttttttatttaatatcacc is a genomic window containing:
- the LOC144004213 gene encoding uncharacterized protein LOC144004213, whose product is MEASTVLMSLFLLPSVVALFLCLFLSFGAPLVTPFALCPFSSLAERFLLSPVPFACFFLPSGAPFVLHFFPSLFSSQFERRPLLAGNKPAALVAYLTPASESYLTPPCQYTSASMDPAGRIEAALQSQEARLNTQGQIQQTMLSRMEELTSQVHELVSLSRRRAPASTGQIPPPEFSVPTTPFTGVGLRLASPERYSGEPGRCQTFLTECDIHFEHLPQAFPTARSRVAFMVSHLTGRAKTWATAEWARGSSVCQSVQDFQIALRRVFDPENHDREKARALSRLQQGKESVSDYAIRFRTLATDSGWNAIALHDHFLKGLSPAIQELLVPVDLPADLDALISLAIRTDHRRQELAKIGGPRRREEPTPWTRTPEAGRPRFIAPSRPEPGEVDLASDEPMQLGRARLSPEERQRRRREGRCYYCGGLGHLVESCSTKGHSPICQPSSTPDQTKVSWTGSS